A genomic segment from Polyangium mundeleinium encodes:
- a CDS encoding DUF4215 domain-containing protein, with product MAHRLTTTPLLALVFAGFAVASGCGRSFPGTGDSSSDGGGGFAGHGGGIGGVGGVGGVGGVGGVGGVGGVGGVGGVGGVGGVGGVGGVGGVGGTMGFCSDGKVDVGEECDDGPLNSDTGACKTTCEKAVCGDGFVYAAAEACDDANEIDGDGCNHDCIVSGTVLFTQSHSIPSSTGEEITSVRLDPKGNLIVGGLLGLTGTPDHYDGFVGKLDPAGNPMWFALVSGAAGLDDAIYGVAVEPSGNIVAVGYETLADGTTNMIVRRYDTNGGLLWSQSYDGGVDGYDFAWGVATQGGGHVYVAGAMMANASGSDFAVLKLSIVDGSIMGQRLVDGPGKATDAAQGIALDGNFAYAVGYVTNEAGSTDVLVTKLSVGGSQPTESWTRTFNGALNGDDYGFAVAVAPDGTLFVGGSESTNFGRDAWLRKYDSNGDELWTETHTSQVPAGLDAIYAVATDPSGNVIVTGYEMTPTLSTDIWTRKYDPSGKELWTNVYGGAGDGADYGEGITTNSASEVFVVGTELTTNEGYNAWIRKYAP from the coding sequence ATGGCACATCGACTTACCACGACGCCCCTGCTTGCCCTTGTCTTCGCTGGTTTCGCTGTCGCCAGCGGCTGCGGCCGATCGTTCCCCGGCACCGGCGACAGCAGCTCGGACGGCGGCGGAGGGTTCGCCGGGCACGGCGGCGGCATCGGCGGTGTGGGCGGCGTCGGTGGTGTGGGCGGTGTGGGCGGCGTCGGTGGTGTGGGCGGGGTGGGCGGGGTGGGCGGCGTCGGTGGCGTGGGTGGCGTCGGTGGCGTGGGCGGCGTCGGTGGCGTCGGCGGTACCATGGGCTTCTGCAGCGACGGCAAGGTCGACGTGGGCGAGGAGTGCGACGACGGCCCGCTGAACAGCGACACCGGCGCTTGCAAGACCACGTGCGAGAAGGCGGTCTGCGGCGACGGGTTCGTGTATGCGGCGGCCGAGGCGTGCGACGACGCCAACGAGATCGACGGCGACGGCTGCAACCACGACTGCATCGTCTCGGGCACGGTGCTCTTCACGCAGAGCCACAGCATCCCGTCGTCGACAGGCGAGGAGATCACGAGCGTCCGGCTGGACCCCAAGGGCAACCTCATCGTCGGCGGGCTCCTCGGCCTGACGGGCACGCCGGATCATTACGACGGGTTCGTAGGCAAGCTCGATCCGGCGGGCAACCCGATGTGGTTTGCCCTGGTCAGCGGCGCGGCGGGCCTCGACGACGCAATTTACGGCGTGGCGGTCGAGCCATCCGGCAACATCGTCGCCGTGGGATACGAGACCCTCGCCGACGGGACGACGAACATGATCGTTCGTCGGTACGACACGAACGGCGGGCTTCTGTGGTCGCAGAGCTACGACGGCGGAGTCGACGGATACGATTTCGCGTGGGGCGTCGCGACACAGGGCGGAGGGCACGTCTACGTCGCCGGGGCCATGATGGCGAACGCCAGCGGGAGTGATTTCGCGGTGCTGAAGTTGTCGATCGTAGACGGCTCGATCATGGGGCAGCGCCTCGTGGACGGGCCGGGCAAGGCCACCGATGCGGCGCAGGGCATCGCGCTCGACGGCAATTTCGCCTATGCCGTCGGCTACGTGACGAACGAGGCGGGCTCGACGGACGTCTTGGTGACCAAGCTGTCGGTCGGCGGCTCCCAGCCGACCGAGTCGTGGACGCGCACCTTCAATGGCGCATTGAACGGCGACGATTACGGGTTCGCAGTCGCGGTCGCCCCGGATGGGACCCTCTTCGTCGGCGGCTCCGAGTCCACGAATTTCGGCCGCGACGCCTGGCTGCGCAAGTACGATTCAAACGGGGACGAGCTCTGGACCGAGACCCACACGAGCCAGGTCCCCGCAGGCCTGGACGCAATCTACGCCGTGGCCACCGACCCGAGCGGCAACGTGATCGTGACGGGCTACGAGATGACCCCCACGCTCTCGACGGACATCTGGACCCGCAAATACGATCCCTCCGGCAAGGAGCTCTGGACCAACGTGTACGGCGGGGCAGGAGACGGCGCCGATTACGGCGAGGGGATCACCACGAACAGCGCCTCCGAGGTGTTCGTCGTGGGCACCGAGCTCACGACGAACGAAGGCTACAACGCCTGGATCCGCAAGTACGCGCCCTGA